In the genome of Telluria beijingensis, one region contains:
- a CDS encoding DUF4880 domain-containing protein, giving the protein MPDPTAPLDPQVVREAADWLVRLHSGEAGDAERRAFEHWRQARPEHEQAWQRAERLQQRFGAVPPALGVPVLTRQARSKRRTVLKSLATISVALPAGWFGYQILRGEAQGVYRAGIGEQRPLLLADRSAVRLNTATDLAVRYTDAARLLQLERGEIYVETAPDAHGQPRPFLVDTDHGRLRALGTRFSVRALDGEDRTALHVLEHRVEVVLRASGERRIFEAGDSVRFSAQSFDGQARPAPGAPNAAPAWTRGMLEADDMRLDAFLQELARFRPGIVRCAPEVAHLRVSGVFQLGDTDHVLDVVAQTLPVRVVRRTAYWVTVTSS; this is encoded by the coding sequence GTGCCTGATCCTACCGCGCCGCTCGATCCCCAGGTCGTCCGTGAAGCGGCGGACTGGCTGGTGCGCCTGCACTCCGGCGAGGCCGGCGACGCCGAGCGCCGGGCCTTCGAGCACTGGCGCCAGGCACGCCCCGAACACGAGCAAGCCTGGCAGCGCGCCGAACGGTTGCAACAACGATTCGGCGCCGTCCCGCCGGCGTTGGGCGTGCCCGTCCTCACGCGCCAGGCGCGTAGCAAGCGGCGCACCGTACTCAAGTCGCTGGCGACAATAAGCGTGGCGCTGCCGGCCGGCTGGTTCGGCTACCAGATCCTGCGCGGCGAAGCCCAGGGTGTCTATCGCGCCGGCATCGGCGAGCAGCGCCCCCTGCTGCTGGCCGACCGCAGCGCCGTGCGGCTCAACACGGCCACCGATCTCGCGGTGCGCTATACCGACGCTGCGCGCCTGCTGCAACTGGAGCGCGGCGAAATCTATGTCGAGACCGCGCCGGATGCGCACGGCCAGCCGCGCCCCTTCCTGGTCGACACCGACCACGGCCGGCTACGCGCGCTGGGCACCCGCTTCAGCGTGCGCGCGCTGGATGGGGAAGACCGCACCGCACTGCATGTGCTCGAACACCGGGTCGAGGTGGTGCTGCGCGCCAGTGGCGAGCGCAGGATCTTCGAGGCCGGCGACAGCGTGCGCTTTTCGGCCCAGTCCTTCGACGGGCAGGCCAGGCCCGCGCCCGGTGCCCCCAACGCCGCCCCGGCCTGGACCCGGGGCATGCTGGAAGCCGACGATATGCGGCTCGACGCCTTCCTGCAGGAGCTGGCGCGCTTCCGCCCCGGCATCGTCCGCTGCGCGCCCGAGGTGGCCCACCTGCGCGTGTCCGGCGTGTTCCAGCTCGGCGACACCGACCATGTGCTGGATGTCGTCGCGCAAACCCTGCCGGTGCGCGTCGTCCGCCGGACGGCGTACTGGGTCACGGTGACGTCCTCCTGA
- a CDS encoding sigma-70 family RNA polymerase sigma factor yields MSTIQLLYKDNHGWLCRWLRQRLDSADDAVDLAHDTFLRLLRRPDEVPGIHDPRAFLATIARGLLNDHWRRRTLEQAWLETLAALPDELAYSPEQLVSMQQELQQLDAMLSQLAPKAREVFVLSQLEGLTYVQIAERTGLSDRTVKRYMAQGFELCLNAMC; encoded by the coding sequence ATGTCTACCATCCAATTGCTCTATAAGGATAACCACGGCTGGCTATGCCGCTGGTTGCGTCAGCGGCTCGACAGCGCCGATGACGCGGTAGATCTTGCCCACGACACCTTCTTGCGCTTGCTGCGCCGGCCGGACGAGGTCCCCGGCATCCACGATCCGCGCGCCTTCCTGGCCACCATCGCGCGCGGCCTGCTCAACGACCATTGGCGCCGCCGCACGCTCGAGCAGGCATGGCTGGAAACGCTCGCCGCCCTCCCCGACGAACTCGCCTACTCGCCCGAACAACTGGTCTCCATGCAGCAAGAACTACAGCAGCTCGACGCCATGCTGTCCCAGCTGGCGCCCAAGGCGCGCGAAGTGTTCGTGCTGTCGCAGCTCGAAGGGCTGACCTATGTCCAGATCGCCGAGCGCACCGGCCTTTCCGACCGCACGGTCAAGCGCTATATGGCGCAGGGCTTCGAGCTGTGCCTGAACGCGATGTGCTGA
- a CDS encoding DUF2231 domain-containing protein, translating to MSTVTTASPAYRSPPGLLHTILLAGSVSLFLGALLSDIAYYKTFQIQWSNFASWLIAGAELFSGLALVFALVDLIRAHQKSGQVLMYFLLLLATWLLGLFNAFQHAKDAWAVMPAGLVMSAVVFVLICLTAWVGLQPRVGGAR from the coding sequence ATGTCAACCGTGACCACGGCCAGCCCGGCTTACCGAAGCCCGCCCGGCCTGCTGCATACGATCCTGCTGGCCGGGAGCGTGTCCCTGTTCCTGGGTGCGCTCCTGAGCGACATCGCCTATTACAAAACCTTCCAGATCCAGTGGAGCAACTTCGCCTCGTGGCTGATCGCGGGCGCCGAGTTGTTCAGCGGGCTGGCGCTGGTGTTCGCACTGGTCGACCTGATCCGCGCGCATCAGAAGTCGGGGCAGGTGCTGATGTACTTCCTGCTGCTGCTGGCGACGTGGTTGCTGGGCCTGTTCAACGCTTTCCAGCACGCCAAGGATGCATGGGCCGTCATGCCGGCCGGACTGGTCATGTCGGCGGTCGTGTTCGTGCTGATCTGCCTGACGGCCTGGGTCGGCTTGCAGCCACGCGTGGGAGGTGCACGATGA
- a CDS encoding PQQ-dependent sugar dehydrogenase, which yields MKRTSTLALMGAALLLSACTEGEGAKTLSRGADPTLPDPQRGIMPSMKIAEPTPWGDQKPTVPEGFSVTAIATDLQIPRQTLVLPNGDIIVAEGRGGNAAKLKPKDVIAGYIKAQGNTKVKSGNRLTLLRDADGDGTYELKTVFAADLNAPYGLAYANNKLYVANQDELVSFDYQEGQTKAGGAPTTVAKLPSEINHHWTKALTVSADGRYLYVGIGSNSNITERGMEAEVDRAMVWQIDAATGAYKPYATGLRNPTALAMHPETGQLWSVVNERDELGPDLVPDYLTSVKEGGFYGWPYAYWGPNADPRVKPGDPEKVKATIKPDYSLGSHVAALGLHFSSSVMGEKFANGAFVGEHGSWNRNPPVGYKVIFVPFADGRPAGEPIDFVTGFRTDEGKTRGRPVGVTVDPRGALIVADDLANTIWRVTRNR from the coding sequence ATGAAGCGCACCAGCACACTGGCATTGATGGGCGCGGCGCTGCTGCTGAGCGCCTGTACCGAAGGCGAAGGCGCCAAGACCTTGTCGCGCGGGGCCGACCCCACGCTGCCGGATCCGCAGCGCGGCATCATGCCGAGCATGAAGATCGCCGAGCCGACGCCATGGGGCGACCAGAAGCCGACGGTGCCCGAGGGCTTCAGCGTGACGGCCATCGCGACCGACCTGCAGATTCCGCGCCAGACGCTGGTGCTGCCGAATGGCGACATCATCGTGGCCGAGGGGCGGGGCGGCAATGCTGCCAAGCTCAAGCCGAAGGACGTGATCGCCGGCTACATCAAGGCGCAGGGCAATACCAAGGTCAAGAGCGGCAACCGCCTGACCCTGCTGCGCGATGCCGATGGCGACGGCACGTATGAATTGAAGACCGTGTTCGCGGCCGACCTGAATGCGCCGTATGGCCTGGCCTACGCCAACAACAAGCTGTACGTGGCCAACCAGGACGAGCTGGTGAGCTTCGACTACCAGGAAGGGCAGACCAAGGCCGGCGGCGCGCCGACCACGGTCGCCAAGCTGCCGTCCGAGATCAACCACCACTGGACCAAGGCGCTGACCGTCAGTGCCGATGGGCGCTACCTGTATGTCGGCATCGGCTCGAACAGCAATATCACCGAGCGCGGCATGGAGGCCGAGGTCGACCGCGCGATGGTGTGGCAGATCGATGCAGCGACCGGTGCTTATAAACCGTATGCGACCGGCCTGCGTAATCCGACGGCGCTGGCGATGCATCCGGAGACCGGGCAGCTGTGGTCGGTGGTGAATGAACGCGATGAGCTGGGGCCGGACCTGGTGCCGGATTACCTGACCTCGGTGAAAGAGGGGGGCTTTTATGGCTGGCCTTACGCTTACTGGGGCCCGAATGCCGATCCGCGCGTGAAGCCGGGCGACCCGGAAAAGGTGAAGGCCACCATCAAGCCGGATTACAGCCTGGGCTCGCACGTCGCGGCGCTGGGCCTGCATTTCTCGTCGTCGGTCATGGGCGAGAAGTTTGCCAACGGCGCCTTCGTCGGAGAGCATGGCAGCTGGAACCGTAATCCGCCGGTGGGCTACAAGGTGATCTTCGTGCCGTTTGCCGATGGACGTCCTGCGGGTGAGCCGATCGACTTCGTGACGGGTTTCCGTACCGACGAAGGCAAGACGCGCGGGCGGCCGGTGGGCGTGACCGTCGATCCGCGCGGGGCGCTGATCGTGGCGGACGATCTGGCGAATACGATCTGGAGAGTGACGCGCAATCGTTGA
- a CDS encoding type VI secretion system Vgr family protein: protein MIIDKVIRGIGGLTDTNRAIRLRVATADGVVDDLLLVKYVSGIESICGGIEYTLHCVALQAGMELKQFIANPVELQFVTDSGKLRTVCGIVAGASEGQSDGGLATYQLIVRDALSLLEQTCNTRVFRQRSEIDITETILREWRHANPVVAAAFRVEMRGLKQYPSREFTMQYNESNAAFLRRLWKRRGIAWFIKAGASNERGRGDIPIHTLVLFDNPNALEQNPAGAARYHRDDGTEQRDSITAWHAVRSLTAGRINRHSWDYAQTWLMTGEETSLADQGRQGNRFAASLDDYLVDSPHAADNGDDYRSLAVLRMQRKEYEAKCFQGESGDRDMRVGQWRRINGHPEIDRHPVEQRDFVCTELRVEAENNLPTTLDEKAGRLFAMNRWSGDRAALMQASAERGVRYTNRFTCVRRGIAIVPAYDPRLDLPRTEVQTAIVVGPSNQEIYCDKLGRVKVCFPACRPHDHEHADGAGASGTDRDSAWLRVATGWAGDRYGAISLPRVGDEVVVVFTGGDPDKPLIIGGVHGARTAPPSFSRTSVLPGDCHLSGIVSKEGQGTRNNQLRLDDTPGQISAQLGSEHAYSQLNLGFLTHPRCDGSAGPRGEGAELRTDAALSLRGGQGVLISADASLRAAGRQLDRDGLAGLAVALSSIQQQLAELAETHETDAVEGESLAQLKSHVERWEDGTNTAGQSTAGGGGKPVVAIEAPAGVLVGSQAGVAIGAQTNVDVVSVRNTQVSAGRKLMLHALQGISLFAHSLGMKLVAARDKIEIEAQEENVEITSAKRIVLAATEEIILQSPKVTVISQGAQVVIGDGRITHQCTGGFLVKAAKTEFPGAGEGTSLTMPMPESVVDHDQRIRMVDLSTGEPLIHQRYRVTLEDGQIIEGFTNSDGETQAFKSEIPFGHYTVEALYD, encoded by the coding sequence ATGATCATTGATAAGGTTATCCGGGGTATCGGTGGTCTGACCGACACGAACCGTGCCATACGGTTGCGCGTAGCGACCGCCGATGGCGTTGTCGACGACTTGCTGCTGGTGAAGTATGTGAGCGGCATTGAATCGATCTGTGGTGGAATCGAATACACATTGCATTGTGTCGCCTTGCAAGCTGGCATGGAGCTCAAACAATTCATTGCCAACCCGGTCGAGCTTCAATTCGTGACCGACTCGGGCAAGCTGCGGACCGTATGCGGCATCGTGGCAGGAGCGAGCGAAGGTCAAAGCGATGGTGGGCTGGCGACTTACCAGTTGATTGTTCGCGATGCGTTGTCGCTGCTCGAACAAACCTGCAATACGAGGGTGTTCCGGCAACGCAGCGAAATCGATATCACTGAGACCATATTACGCGAATGGCGGCACGCGAATCCTGTCGTGGCGGCGGCGTTTCGCGTCGAAATGAGAGGGCTGAAGCAGTATCCGTCCCGTGAGTTCACGATGCAGTACAACGAATCCAATGCCGCTTTTCTGCGTCGATTGTGGAAACGTCGCGGCATCGCCTGGTTCATCAAGGCGGGCGCGTCGAATGAACGTGGGCGCGGCGACATTCCAATTCACACGCTGGTCCTCTTCGATAATCCGAACGCGCTGGAGCAGAATCCGGCCGGTGCGGCGCGCTACCACCGCGACGACGGCACCGAGCAACGCGACAGCATCACCGCCTGGCACGCCGTACGCAGCCTGACGGCTGGACGAATCAATCGCCATAGTTGGGACTATGCCCAGACATGGTTGATGACTGGCGAAGAAACGAGTCTTGCCGATCAGGGAAGGCAGGGTAACCGGTTCGCGGCCAGCCTGGATGACTACCTGGTCGATTCTCCCCATGCCGCCGACAATGGCGACGATTACCGCAGCCTTGCCGTCCTGCGCATGCAGCGCAAGGAGTATGAAGCCAAGTGTTTCCAGGGGGAGAGCGGCGACCGCGATATGCGTGTCGGGCAGTGGCGGCGCATAAACGGACATCCAGAAATCGATAGGCATCCGGTGGAACAGCGCGACTTCGTGTGCACCGAGTTGCGGGTGGAAGCCGAGAACAATCTGCCCACGACACTCGACGAGAAAGCGGGGCGCCTGTTCGCCATGAACCGGTGGAGCGGCGACCGTGCCGCCTTGATGCAGGCCAGCGCTGAACGAGGCGTGCGCTATACGAACCGCTTTACCTGCGTGAGGCGCGGCATCGCGATCGTGCCGGCCTATGACCCACGCCTCGACCTGCCCCGCACCGAAGTGCAGACCGCCATCGTGGTGGGGCCTTCGAACCAGGAAATCTACTGCGACAAACTAGGGCGAGTCAAAGTTTGCTTCCCCGCTTGCCGGCCGCACGACCATGAGCATGCGGATGGCGCGGGGGCCTCGGGGACCGATCGCGACTCCGCCTGGTTGCGCGTCGCTACCGGGTGGGCGGGTGACCGGTATGGCGCGATCTCGTTGCCGCGGGTCGGTGACGAGGTCGTTGTGGTGTTCACGGGTGGCGACCCGGACAAACCGCTCATCATCGGCGGCGTCCATGGCGCACGCACGGCGCCGCCTTCCTTTAGCCGCACCAGCGTTCTGCCGGGCGATTGCCATCTGTCCGGGATCGTGAGCAAGGAAGGGCAGGGTACGCGCAACAACCAGCTTCGCCTGGACGACACGCCCGGCCAGATCAGTGCGCAACTTGGCAGTGAGCATGCATATAGCCAGCTCAATCTCGGCTTTCTCACCCATCCCAGGTGTGATGGGTCGGCAGGACCGCGCGGCGAAGGGGCCGAACTGCGTACCGATGCCGCGTTGTCGCTGCGCGGCGGGCAAGGTGTGTTGATCAGTGCCGATGCATCGCTGCGGGCAGCAGGGCGACAGCTCGATCGCGATGGGCTGGCCGGTCTGGCGGTGGCGCTGTCGAGCATACAGCAGCAACTGGCCGAGTTGGCGGAAACGCACGAGACCGACGCGGTGGAGGGGGAATCGCTAGCGCAATTGAAGTCGCATGTCGAACGGTGGGAGGACGGAACCAATACGGCAGGACAGTCGACAGCGGGCGGGGGAGGAAAGCCGGTGGTTGCCATCGAGGCGCCGGCCGGTGTGCTGGTGGGTAGTCAGGCAGGGGTTGCGATCGGGGCGCAGACCAATGTCGATGTTGTCAGCGTTCGGAATACGCAGGTATCTGCCGGGCGCAAATTGATGCTGCATGCTTTACAGGGCATCAGCTTGTTTGCTCATTCTCTCGGTATGAAATTGGTTGCGGCGCGTGACAAGATCGAGATCGAGGCACAGGAGGAGAACGTCGAAATTACGTCTGCGAAACGAATTGTACTAGCGGCAACCGAAGAGATTATCCTGCAGTCACCGAAGGTGACAGTAATCTCTCAAGGTGCGCAAGTAGTAATCGGTGATGGTCGAATTACGCATCAATGCACTGGTGGATTTTTGGTCAAAGCGGCCAAGACAGAATTTCCTGGAGCCGGAGAAGGTACATCGCTAACGATGCCCATGCCAGAAAGTGTCGTCGATCATGATCAGCGCATTCGTATGGTCGATCTAAGTACTGGCGAACCTTTGATACATCAACGTTACCGAGTGACGCTGGAAGACGGGCAGATTATCGAAGGATTTACAAACTCAGATGGGGAAACACAGGCTTTTAAATCTGAAATTCCTTTCGGACACTACACCGTCGAAGCGCTTTACGACTAA
- a CDS encoding esterase/lipase family protein produces the protein MAKSHNPAGYKLPVNPEAKKGTVAQGFVTPKQDRNPQIQTIPPKRVIPIIFIPGIMGSNLRMNALRQNQFGQENNIAWRPDHLLATYPLHDDTSSERQLRFDPYSTELDTYDPKTNITGNSAETSDDRNSDVAFSRQYGGWGKAGGPLLKDDLPGVKDAKRKEQKARERGWGEVYFDSYKTILSECEIRLNAGLSERYMDSYLANSVAAVSPEKWQVHPSTPLKSVEVNEMRSAIKGCWFPVHAMGYNWLRENFESGVVIAKRIRALISRYQEQGYQCEKVVLLTHSMGGLVARAVIHPEMGALNDKVLGVIHGVMPAVGAATAYKRIRCGFEGDNTAAKILGARGSHVTSVLANSQGGLELLPSEDYGNGWLQLRQGGKTVKSLPENGDPYDEIYKTQGKWFSLLRKEWINPAGLPNSSFLNTCVLLERARQFHRDIARTYHDQSYAHYGADNSGPAWHKVVWQIDADVNIDDFDNLLVARDDERGNLLLKKPILQGGSPAIAFNACLLGAMDAGDQTVPVFSADAQLRSGKFKGIFRQTGYEHQASYKDEKVLASTIYSLFKIVGSMKWSN, from the coding sequence GTGGCGAAATCTCACAATCCCGCGGGATATAAATTGCCGGTAAATCCAGAGGCAAAAAAAGGAACGGTCGCGCAAGGGTTCGTTACGCCGAAGCAGGATCGTAATCCGCAGATACAAACTATTCCACCAAAGCGAGTTATACCCATCATATTCATTCCAGGAATAATGGGGTCGAATTTACGCATGAATGCATTGCGTCAGAACCAGTTTGGCCAAGAAAATAATATTGCATGGCGACCAGATCACCTCCTGGCTACCTATCCTCTTCATGACGATACATCTTCCGAGAGACAGTTGCGTTTCGATCCTTATTCAACAGAGCTCGACACGTATGATCCGAAAACTAATATTACAGGCAACTCAGCCGAGACGTCTGACGATAGAAATAGTGATGTTGCTTTTTCAAGGCAATATGGTGGTTGGGGGAAAGCAGGAGGGCCATTGCTAAAGGATGATTTGCCCGGAGTCAAAGATGCCAAACGTAAAGAGCAAAAAGCCCGCGAACGTGGTTGGGGAGAAGTGTATTTTGATAGCTATAAGACAATCCTGTCGGAGTGTGAGATAAGACTAAACGCTGGCCTCTCGGAAAGATATATGGATAGTTATCTGGCTAATTCCGTAGCTGCTGTTTCCCCAGAGAAGTGGCAGGTTCATCCAAGTACGCCACTAAAAAGCGTTGAGGTAAATGAAATGCGATCTGCAATAAAAGGTTGTTGGTTTCCTGTTCATGCGATGGGGTATAACTGGCTGCGAGAGAATTTCGAGTCTGGCGTAGTGATTGCGAAAAGAATTCGAGCTTTGATCTCACGTTATCAGGAACAAGGATATCAATGCGAGAAGGTAGTTTTGCTAACGCATTCAATGGGGGGATTGGTGGCGCGTGCAGTCATCCATCCTGAAATGGGAGCGCTGAACGATAAAGTACTAGGTGTCATACATGGCGTGATGCCGGCCGTAGGTGCTGCTACTGCATACAAACGTATTCGTTGCGGCTTTGAAGGTGATAACACAGCTGCAAAGATCTTAGGCGCCAGAGGATCGCATGTTACGTCCGTGCTAGCAAATTCTCAAGGTGGATTGGAGTTGCTGCCGAGTGAGGATTACGGTAACGGATGGCTCCAGCTTAGGCAGGGAGGGAAGACCGTGAAGAGCCTACCAGAGAACGGCGACCCGTATGATGAAATATATAAGACTCAAGGAAAATGGTTTTCCTTGCTCCGCAAAGAGTGGATAAACCCGGCAGGATTGCCAAACTCTAGTTTCTTAAACACATGCGTTTTGCTGGAAAGAGCAAGACAATTTCATCGGGACATAGCAAGAACTTACCACGATCAAAGTTACGCACATTACGGCGCAGACAATTCGGGTCCGGCCTGGCATAAGGTGGTATGGCAAATCGATGCGGACGTGAATATAGATGATTTCGATAATCTGCTTGTCGCTAGAGACGACGAAAGAGGGAATCTATTGTTGAAGAAGCCAATTCTACAAGGGGGAAGTCCTGCAATCGCTTTCAATGCTTGCTTGCTGGGAGCTATGGATGCAGGAGACCAAACAGTCCCGGTTTTTTCAGCTGACGCACAGCTTCGAAGTGGAAAATTCAAGGGAATATTTCGCCAAACTGGTTATGAGCATCAAGCTAGTTACAAGGATGAAAAGGTCTTGGCGTCCACGATATATAGTTTATTTAAAATTGTTGGCTCAATGAAATGGTCAAATTGA
- a CDS encoding T6SS immunity protein Tli4 family protein, which yields MVKLMRNLFLNPPLAYPIIFLGFFLLIGGCNRHVRLGSDDTMQKTLPRIEKLFEETKVICFGRMLIRVPSASTVVFGWTEVDSSIEYAKGYSKRIDELVDSSLIEVEKERIFMRESDYKRLPLYGSILDGAVPGQKIVIGSKDRVGYSAESFIPIEDDLFVQSFVSLMPKEDIVSRLNLVASKLRLRSIQEIPSEEGICIEGGFVPSQYQYERTRIGIRLKEFPDVHLSVEAHKNLMYLPEGNSPRLLRESASQHANAAGLAPVFARIEVLRDQVRQLSAWKGEEFAARTPSYKKSKSVHEFRFHSMGSIDDPFHPELDIRLDSGVEGNVKAKVEPSITDEEALALWDKILPTIRLRQASDATSTTLSTPKTPLGSVSNTGETCPRSGWWECLETGRMDADRHRHFTEGEEFPPALVTGYVSLWRFLIGDADRIAAVKWKLVEYDNALSATPGSTEDGALRGDNNPEDEHA from the coding sequence ATGGTCAAATTGATGAGAAATTTATTTCTTAATCCACCTCTTGCGTATCCAATTATTTTTCTTGGATTTTTCTTGCTCATTGGCGGGTGTAATCGCCACGTTCGCCTTGGATCGGATGATACTATGCAAAAAACACTACCTAGAATTGAGAAATTGTTCGAAGAAACCAAGGTGATATGTTTTGGACGTATGCTAATCCGTGTTCCAAGTGCCTCGACGGTCGTATTCGGATGGACGGAAGTGGACTCATCGATAGAATACGCGAAGGGATACTCGAAAAGAATTGATGAGCTTGTAGATAGCAGTTTAATTGAGGTTGAGAAGGAACGTATATTTATGAGGGAGAGCGATTACAAGCGACTGCCATTATACGGGTCTATACTTGATGGTGCTGTTCCTGGGCAAAAAATTGTCATCGGATCTAAAGACAGGGTAGGATATTCTGCCGAGTCGTTTATTCCCATTGAAGATGACTTGTTTGTTCAGAGTTTTGTTAGCTTGATGCCTAAAGAAGATATCGTAAGTCGGCTAAATCTGGTGGCAAGTAAATTGAGATTGCGTTCCATCCAAGAGATTCCTTCAGAGGAAGGGATATGTATAGAAGGCGGATTCGTTCCTTCTCAGTATCAGTATGAGCGTACTCGCATCGGGATTCGCTTAAAAGAGTTTCCTGATGTGCATTTATCTGTGGAAGCACATAAGAATCTGATGTATCTCCCTGAAGGGAATAGCCCTAGACTGTTAAGAGAATCAGCCTCACAACACGCTAATGCTGCAGGACTTGCACCGGTATTCGCAAGGATCGAAGTGTTGCGAGATCAGGTGCGTCAGCTATCTGCATGGAAAGGAGAGGAATTTGCTGCGCGAACCCCAAGTTATAAGAAGAGCAAATCAGTGCATGAGTTTCGTTTTCATAGCATGGGCTCGATCGATGATCCTTTTCATCCCGAACTCGATATCAGACTTGACTCGGGCGTGGAAGGCAATGTAAAAGCCAAGGTCGAGCCAAGCATTACTGACGAAGAAGCACTGGCCCTTTGGGATAAAATCCTTCCAACCATCCGTCTGCGCCAGGCAAGCGATGCGACCTCTACTACTCTTTCTACGCCGAAAACGCCACTTGGTAGTGTCAGCAATACTGGCGAAACTTGTCCTCGGAGTGGTTGGTGGGAATGCCTGGAAACGGGACGAATGGACGCAGATAGGCATCGGCACTTTACTGAAGGTGAAGAGTTCCCGCCAGCCTTAGTCACGGGTTATGTGAGCCTATGGCGATTCCTGATAGGAGACGCTGACCGTATCGCAGCAGTCAAATGGAAACTAGTTGAGTATGACAATGCGTTGTCTGCTACGCCAGGTTCTACGGAAGATGGCGCATTGCGAGGCGACAACAATCCTGAGGACGAACATGCCTAA
- a CDS encoding PAAR domain-containing protein — protein sequence MPNIVRLNDPTSHGGKVTSVKALHFTVGGVAVACVGDKCICPIHGQGTIIEGESHHTIDGKAVAYDGHKTSCGATLTSTVTNFIYS from the coding sequence ATGCCTAATATAGTCCGTCTGAATGATCCAACAAGTCACGGGGGCAAAGTGACTAGCGTCAAGGCCTTGCATTTTACCGTCGGCGGCGTCGCTGTTGCCTGTGTCGGTGATAAGTGCATATGTCCGATACATGGCCAAGGAACCATTATCGAAGGAGAGTCGCATCATACGATCGATGGAAAAGCTGTCGCTTACGACGGCCACAAGACCAGCTGTGGTGCAACGTTGACATCTACGGTGACAAACTTCATCTACAGTTGA
- a CDS encoding efflux transporter outer membrane subunit: protein MIKHLKLATPLALAMTLAGCLSLAPDYERPAAPVAAAYPETPKAATESGSPVLAAAPATVAWQSFFADARLRSLIDAALANNRDLRVAIANIEQARAQYRITRADRLPTVGLGISGNRQTTGEDEPINSVYQSGLSVSQFELDLFGRVRNLSEASLAQYLATEEARKATQISLISSVASAWLQLLADEELLRITQDTLNTRLESDKLFQLRFENGVASRLEIQQSRSLVETARATLAQQQRLRAQDINLLTLLVGGPLPADVSAGATLAKTELPDIPAGLPSDLLANRPDIRAAEQQLIAANANIGAARANFFPRITLTGSAGSASTELSGLFDSGTWGWTFAPQAILPIFDYGRNSATLGSARAGRDIAVAEYERSIQTAFREVADALAGQATFSEQLRAQAAVTEAEADRFNLSDLRYRSGAASQLDLLDAQRSLFQSQQLSVQANLLRLQNQVVLYRVLGGGWTEPVDPATGAPATGAAGTPVAAR, encoded by the coding sequence ATGATCAAGCACCTCAAACTCGCGACGCCGCTGGCGTTGGCAATGACGCTGGCAGGCTGCCTCTCGCTGGCCCCGGACTATGAACGTCCGGCGGCCCCGGTGGCTGCCGCCTATCCCGAAACCCCGAAGGCGGCGACCGAGTCGGGCAGCCCGGTGCTGGCCGCCGCGCCGGCCACGGTCGCGTGGCAGTCGTTCTTTGCCGATGCGCGCCTGCGCTCGCTGATCGACGCGGCCCTGGCCAATAACCGCGACCTGCGGGTGGCGATCGCCAACATCGAGCAGGCCCGCGCGCAATACCGCATCACGCGCGCCGACCGCCTGCCGACCGTGGGCCTGGGCATCAGCGGCAACCGCCAGACCACCGGCGAAGACGAGCCGATCAACAGCGTCTACCAGTCGGGCCTGTCGGTCTCGCAGTTCGAGCTCGACCTGTTCGGCCGCGTGCGCAACCTGTCCGAAGCGTCGCTGGCGCAATACCTGGCCACCGAAGAGGCGCGCAAGGCCACGCAGATCAGCCTGATCTCGTCGGTCGCCAGCGCCTGGCTGCAACTGCTGGCCGACGAAGAGCTGCTGCGCATCACGCAAGACACGCTCAACACGCGCCTGGAATCGGACAAGCTGTTCCAGCTGCGTTTCGAGAACGGCGTGGCGTCGCGCCTCGAGATCCAGCAATCGCGTTCGCTGGTCGAGACGGCGCGCGCGACCCTGGCCCAGCAGCAGCGCCTGCGGGCCCAGGACATCAACCTCTTGACGCTGCTGGTCGGCGGCCCGCTTCCGGCCGACGTCAGCGCCGGCGCCACGCTGGCCAAGACGGAGCTGCCGGACATCCCGGCCGGCCTGCCATCGGACCTGCTGGCCAACCGTCCGGACATCCGTGCGGCCGAGCAGCAGCTGATCGCGGCCAACGCCAACATCGGCGCGGCGCGCGCGAACTTCTTCCCGCGCATCACGCTGACCGGCAGCGCCGGCAGCGCCAGCACCGAGCTGTCGGGCCTGTTCGACAGCGGTACCTGGGGCTGGACCTTCGCGCCGCAGGCGATCCTGCCGATCTTCGACTATGGTCGCAACAGCGCGACCCTGGGCAGTGCACGTGCCGGGCGCGATATCGCGGTGGCGGAATACGAACGTTCGATCCAGACCGCGTTCCGCGAAGTGGCGGATGCGCTGGCGGGACAGGCGACGTTCAGCGAACAGCTGCGCGCGCAGGCGGCGGTGACCGAGGCCGAGGCGGATCGTTTCAATCTGTCGGACCTGCGGTATCGCAGCGGTGCGGCGAGCCAGCTCGATTTGCTCGACGCGCAGCGGTCGTTGTTCCAGTCGCAGCAGTTGTCGGTGCAGGCGAATTTGCTGAGGTTGCAGAACCAGGTCGTGTTGTATCGCGTGCTGGGGGGTGGGTGGACGGAGCCGGTTGATCCGGCGACTGGTGCACCTGCCACCGGTGCGGCGGGTACGCCGGTGGCAGCCCGATAA